AGTCTCCTATGGCCCAGGACAGAGGTACGCTGAAGTCAGAGTGTTCCTAGACATTAACATGTCAAGCTTGCCGCAGCATCTGAGTCTGAgctttgttttccctctcttgCCCTCTTTTTTAGGGTTTATGCAGAGAAACCCTCAGATGCCCCCATATGGCTCCCCACAGTCAGCCTCTGCATTGTCGCCACGCCAGTCCTCAGGGGGACAGATGCACCCTGGGATGGGCCCGTATCAGCAGAACAACTCCATGAGTGGCTATGGACAGCAGGGAGGACAATATGGCCCCCAAGGTGTGTAGTTGTCAATTGTCTCTGCCAGGGTTTGACTTTAAGAGagagtgttgtgtttttcttgtgaatTTGTGAAAAGGCTCATTGAAATGAGGTTTTAAGGCTTATGTGTGGATTTGTAACGGTTTTCCTCTTAATTTGCAGTCTGTTTATGACGTTTCTCGTGTACATTTCCCCATAGACAAACATATGGAATATATCTCCCTGCCTCATAGGAATACCATGCTACCGTTGGTCCCTCCCTCTGACTCTGTTGCAGCTATTTATAGCCGTTCAGCAGAGAGTCAGCTGACGTAGCAGAGTCTCCTGTCAGTAGAGCTGAGACTGTGACGAAGGCTTGTTGCTCAGGGTGCATAGCTCTCTCTGCTAGCACACTGTAGGGGAAAAGTCTGCCTCAGTCTGCCATAGCAATAACAGTCCACTTTTAACGTTGAATACAAATGAAGTTATGGATGTCTGGGGTGATTTCCCAGGCTAGTATGCAGTTACAGCCAAGTGATTACTTTATctgataattttttttgtcataatgTCATCCTTAGGTTATCCCCGGCAACCTGGCTATGGCAACATGCCGAACGCAAACTACCCCGGGCCAGGCATGGGCCCAATAAACCCCATGGCAGGACAAGGAGGGGGACCGCCATATGCTGGCATGCCTCCAGGAAGGATGCCTCCTAATCAAATGGGAGCACGTCCCTATGGCCCCAATATGGGTCCAAATATGGGCCCCAACATGGGTCCAAACATGCCTCCTAACATGGGCAGCATGCCGCCCCAGGTAGGCTCAGGAATGTGTCCTCCTCCAGGGATGAACAGAAAGCCCCAGGATCCCGCAGCCATGCAGCACCCTGCCACCAATTCCATGCACAACAGGTTGGTTTATGATGGATCCCACCTTTATTTACCCCACACAGGGCTTTTGATTGTGTTAATTTATGCATAAATATAAGATCCCTGCCTCATACATGGTCACTTGTATCAATGCTAGATGTTCATATGTTTTCTCGTCCGGCCAGGATGCCTGGTTACCCCAACATGTCTCAAGGCATGATGGGCTCTGGCCCACCCTATGGTCCTCCCATGAACAACATGCCTGGAATGATGAACCCACAAGGTGGATCACCTTATCCAATGGGGCCAAACATGGCCAATAACTCAAGTGGTAAGTTGCACAGAGATGACTGCACATATCTTCTTTGATGTGATGTTTTCACTTCTAATTCCAATCCCCATCACTGTGTTTAGGTATGGCCCCCACCCCAGAGGTGAACAATAAGATGAATAACAAAGTAGATGGGACTGTAACGCCCAAGCCAGAGCCCAAATCCAAGGTATCTTGTTCATCATATGTTGTAACAACGGTATTTTTCACACACTTCAGATGTCTTCTGTTGGTGCATCTGTAGAATTTCCACTCTGTTTCAAAATTGTTTTCCCGTTTCTCTTTTTCAAGAAGAAGTCCAATTCTTCCACCACAACCAATGAAAAGATAACACGCCTGTATGAGCTAGGACCAGAGCCGGACAGGAAGATGTGGGTGGACCGTTATTTGGCCTTCATCGACGAGAAAGCCATGGCCATGACTAACCTGCCCGCTGTAGGACGCAAACCTCTTGACCTCTTCCGACTGTACATGTCCGTTAAAGAGATCGGTGGCATGGCTCAGGTTAGTATGGTGTTAATCAACAACAATAAACTCTACCGTGCAGTTATTACTGATTGTATGGTAGCCCCTCTTGCTGTTTCTATTCTAAATATATGCTCTGTCTCCCAGGTGAGCAAGAATAAGAAATGGCGTGATCTGGCCACTTCCCTGAATGTGGGTACATCCAGCAGTGCTGCCAGTTCTTTGAAGAAACAGTACATCCAGTGTCTTTACGCCTTTGAGTGCAAAATTGAGCGTGGGGAGGACACTCCTCCTGAGATTTTTACAGACAACAAAAAGAACCAAGCTGCAAAGGTCCAGCCACCCTCTCCAGGTTAGACCCGTACTCTTACCATCTTTTCAAATGAGCACATGTGTTTCAGTGCAGTTCAGTGTCCCACATCACTCATTGGCAACAAGAATACATGACTTGCTGTGTTTGCCTGACATTAACGTCCTGtgccctgtctgtctgaagcGTCCCTCTGCTCCACAGCTGGGTCCGGCTCTCTGCAGGGTCCTCAGACACCCCAGTCCACCAGCAGCTCCATGGCTGAGGGGGGAGACTTAAAACCTCCCACCCCAGCCTCCACTCCTCATACCCAGATGCCCCCAATGCCACCCGGGTCCAGGTGACTCTCAAGAAACGCCTCTGATTTTACCCTCAAGTTTTGACTCTAGTTCctcaaatatgttttatttagaaaaactaatttcttctgtctttttcttctgcctCTCCCATTTAtctcccctcttcctcacctctgcTTCTCTGTAGGAGCAGTGTTAACCTGCAGGACCCCTTCTCTGAAGGAAGTGACCCTGCTTTCCCCAGGAAGAACATGACGCCCAACTCCGGCTATCAGTCCGGCATGAACACACCAGACATGCAAGGGCGCATGGGCACCTATGAACCCAACAAAGATCCCTTTGGTAACATGCGGAAAGGTGGGCTGAGCTGAATGGACAACGGCTGAATGGATCGTGTTATCATAGAAACTAAAGTACTTCCTTAATTATCTGTGCAGTCAATCGTTTCTAAATGGGCTTTAATTCTGAATTAATTTCCAGTTGGGGAGCAGTTTCTACCTGCTAATCAGGGCCCTAACAGCGGGGTGGGTGACCAACCACAGCAGCAACcgccacaacagcagcagcaacagcagcagcctccattCAGCAGGGGACCGCCCGGGGCCATGGGCACGATGCCAATGGGGCCCAGACAGCAGTATCCTTATGGACCAGGCTACGACAGGAGGTAAGAATCACTGAATGGAGGATGGCATTTTCAAGGTCATTGAACACGGCTAATTATTACCAGTGGCGGTTTTTATGATTCGTCAAACCTCATGGTTTTGTTTTGGAAACAAGAACCACATACAATCAAGAACCAAATTCAGTCTCTTCAGTTTCAAAAGAAACCTTGGAGTGCAGATTCAAAACTCAGGCTAGCTTATCAGATCGATTGTGATTTTGTTTGGTTAGTTGAGACAATAAAAAGAACAGCAACGTGGATGATGGTGGTTTAAAAAAGATATTCAGCAGTTACTGAGTGGGAAAACCATAAAGAAATGATCATCTTTAGACTTAAACGTAAAACAGTTTCATAATTTGATACTACATAGAGTCTTTTTGGCCAGTCGCTGATAATAAATTGTCACCACTTTTGTTGAATTTGTGCAGCAAAATATGGAAAAACATACCATGTGTATTGTTCTGAATTTCCCAGATCGGAACAAGGAATGGGCCCAGAAGCCAACATGGGATCCGGTGCTCCTCAGCCAAACCCTATGATGCCTGCCAACGCCGACACGGGGATGTATTCGCCAAATCGCTTCCCACCACAGCAGCCACGGTCAGTTCACATAGCCTGTGTTTTCCATGATTCTTCAGTTTAAAGCTACTGTCAATGAAAACTGATCAAATATATATTGCGTTCGTGAGTCCTAATGTCTTAAGTTTGAAAAATGGGTTCTTCTGTGTTGTGACAAGACAACCTATTTCACCCAGTTGTACCATGTAATCAGACACCATGTGTGTTCACATTATTTCGATATTTATTATTCCTTGACAAATATTCATCAGAATTTGACCACATCATGAACGTGGGTTTTTTTACtcaaattttttatatatatatatatatatatatatatatatatatatatatatatatatatattcaaatgtgtgaatattatgaaattaaaaattatgTTATTGACCAACTACATGTAATTGAGTATGAAGTTGTAGACGCAAATGGATGTCTTATTGTCAGAAATTCATTGCTGTGTGCTGTTGACTATGTATGACTGTATGTTTGTGCGCCTTAATCCAGTGAGTTAGAGATGCATGATATTTTCATGGCCAAACTGACAAGGGATGATGTTTGCAGGCATGATTCCTATGGTAATCAGTATCCTGGACAGGGAACGCCCCCTACTGGCTCCTACCCAAATCAGCAGCCTGGAATGTacccacaacaacaacaggtcaATGATCCATCTGCATTACACCAACTCGCTACTCTTAGTAGACTGGGATCAAAGAATGTTTTAGAAttgttttagaatatttttcTTCAACAAAGCTGTTATATATTggatttagttttattttttaagaataaGACGGTGTTATCAGTGTTATCAACCATTCTTGTTCTTCTATACCTTTTTACATGTGCAGAGTTACAAGCGTCCTGTGGAAGGGGGTTACCCTCCATCAAAACGTCATGAGACGGAGTACAGTGGACCCTTCCATGGTGGACAACAACCGccgcagcagcaacagcaaggAGGTGCCTCTGCACCCTCTTCAGGACAGCAGGAGTCGTACAATCAGTACAGCGGCAGTGGGCCCTACCCCGGCTCTGATCGCCGTCCACCTGGCCCAGGCAATCAGTTCCCCTTTCCCTTTGGTCGTGAACGGATGCAGGGAGCGACGGGGCCCAACGCTCAACCCAACATGCCCCCTCAGATGATGCAGTCAGGCCCTGAGGGCCCTCAGGGAGGTATGTGGCAGGGGCCGCGAGACATGAACTATCAGAACTACCCCAGCCGGCAGGGTGGCCCCGGGGGCCCACCCCAGGGACCTGGTTACCCTGGTTTGAACCGCTCAGAGGAAATGATGTCATCAGAACAGCGCATGAATCATGATGGCCAGTGGGGGGGTCAGATGGGCCCACGGCAGCCTCCTTATGGTCCAGGAGGACCTGGCCAACCGATGCCTCGTTCAGTACAGCCCAACTACCAGCCCCCCCAGGGTGTGCAGAACCACATTCCACAGGTGTCCAGCCCGGCCTCCATGCCCCGCCCCATGGAGAGCAGGACATCACCCAGTAAATCTCCCTATATGCACGGAGTAATGAAGATGCAGAAGGCCGGCCCTCCAGTGCCTGCATCTCACATAGTGCCCCCTCCAGTGCAGTCGCCTCTAATAAGGCGAGACATGCCTTTCCCCCCGGGGTCTGTAGAAGCTTCCCATCCTGTCCTCAAACCACGTCGGAGACTCACCATGAAAGATATCGGTATGACCATAGATCATAAATATTGATACCATCTTGTAATATTGACCTAGTTTATTATTGACAGTAGTACCTTTTGCTCAGTCCACTTATATTATTCAATATTTGGTACCACGTGAGTATTTTGTCTTGACTTTACAGGAACTCCAGAGGCCTGGAGAGTCATGATGTCATTAAAGTCTGGTTTATTGGCTGAGAGTACGTGGGCCTTAGATACCATCAACATTCTCCTGTATGATGACAGCAGTATTTCCACCTTTGATCTCAACACGGTGAGACTTAACATTGAGCTCTAAATGATGGTTTCTATCAGTACACAAAGTGTAGTGATCATGTctaatatattctatatttttgttctttcttcaGTTGCCTGGCCTATTGGAGTTGGTGGTTGAGTATTTTAGACGCTGCCTCATTGAAATCTTTGGCATTCTGCGGGAGTATGAGGTTGGAGACCCTGGTCAGAGAACACTACTTGATCCTGATGCCTTGAAACGAGACTGGGACAGCACGGAAGAAGAGGGACCACGGGCTGAGGACATggaacaagaggaggaagatgatgaagacgaggaggaaCGAGAAACCGAGGGACCAGCTCtggtgaaagaggaggaagtaCAAGAGCAGTGCTCTGAGTCTCGGGGTCGAGATGAGAAGACAGACGATGAGGACAGGAAGAGCAAGGGTTCTTCATCTGAACAAACGGGCCCATCGCAGTCTTTAGCTGCCCATGAGAGACCCAAACAGGCCAGCAAGTTTGACAAATTTCCCTTAAAGTTGGTACGAAAGAAAGACCCATTTGTGGCTGGTCAGTCCAATAATCATGGAAAACTGCAAGAGTTTGACAGTGGGTTGCTTCACTGGAGCGCTGGTGGGGGAGACTCAACAGACCACATCCAGACTCACTTTGAACCACGCAAAGACTTCATGAAACCACGAGAACGAATACCTGTGCCCACAGTTTTGCTGAGGCGACGAGCCCCAGAGGAAGAGATGCAGGAAAATTGTTTATTAAttgaggaagagaaaaggaagcTTCAGGATAAAGAAGAAAGGCCAAAAGAGACGGCTTCTTCAGAGAAAGACAGCCCCTCACTCAGCAGCGAGGAGGAGAGCAAAACAGAGTCTGAGACAAAGATGGTTGAGAAAGGTGCTAAAAGTTACCAGGAGAATAATAGACCCTGTCTTTCCCTCGGCAGCGATTTAACCCTGCAGGTAAAGCAGACTGGCACCATCCTGGAGGATGAGCCTCACAGTAAAGACGAGGGGCCGCTCATTGCACTGGCTAACTGGCAGGATTCTTTAGCTCGCCGCTGCATTTGTGTCTCCAATATTGTCCGCAGCCTCTCCTTTGTGCCAGGCAATGACCATGAGATGTCCAAGCATCCAGGGCTGCTGCTCCTACTGGGACGCCTGATCCTGCTCCACCACAGGCACCCTGAGCGCAAACAGGCTCCGCTCACCTACGAGAAAGATGAGGATTCAGAAGAGGGAATGGGCCAAAGGGATGAATGGTGGTGGGACTGCTTGGGGCTCCTGCGGGAGAACACACTGGTCACTTTGGCGAACATCTCAGGCCAGCTCGACCTCTCCATCTACCCCGAGAGCATCTGCTTGCCTCTGTTGGACGGTCTTCTCCACTGGGCTGTCTGCCCGTCAGCAGAGGCCCAGGACCCCTTCCCCACCCTCGGCCCCCACAGTGCTTTGTCACCTCAGAGACTGGTCCTGGAGACGTTAAGCAAACTAAGCATCCAAGACAACAATGTGGACCTCATCTTGGCCACTCCGCCATTCAGTCGGTTGGAGAAGCTATACGGCAACCTGGTGCGGCTAATCGGAGACAGGAAGGTTGCAGTCTGCAGGGAGATGGCTGTGGTCCTACTGGCCAACCTGGCCCAGGGTTGCACCATGGCAGCCCGAGCAGTCGCTGTTCAGAAAGGCAGTGTGGGCAACTTGCTGGGCTTCCTGGAGGATAGTCTGGCTGCCACACAGCTTCAGCAGAGCCAGAGCTCTCTACTACACCTACAGGGGATGCACTTCGAACCCACAAGCCCGGACATGATGCGGCGAGCTGCCCGGGCTCTGCACGCCTTAGCCAAGGTGGAGGAGAACCACTCAGAGTTCACACTACATGAGTCCCGACTCCTTGACCTGTCAGTGTCTCCCCTTATGAACTCACTGGTTTCccatgttatctgtgatgtacTCTTTTTGATTGGCCAGTCATGACAGCTGTAGGGAGCCGTGGCTCCACTTTTTGGGGGGTTTCATCCCCAATCCCCTCTTCCCTGGAAACCTGGCTTGTGTGTGTAACAGGGCAAGGAAAGTTCAAGTGACTGTCTTTAATTTATGAAAATCCTTCAGATTCCATTCTCTGAGCCCTCCCCAGGCCGTCCTTGCTGGAGGAGGGTAATCACAGAGCTGTGGTGGATTACAAACCAGAGAGATGCCCACAAAGTGACACTACTTGCAACATGAATGCCAACTGGATGATGCAGAGCACCACGGTTGGGAGACTGTTCTGCACTTGGGGGAAAGTACTTTttaataaagagaaataaatgaataaataaataaatagctgaaaaacaaaaactgtaacCAAAGTTGCTGTCTCGTTTACAGTGAGTTTGGGAGACAGTGTGCCCTAGCTCTCCCCTCGAGGGCACAATGAGTCTGTGGTTGACGTTCAGAGGTGAAGCAGACTGACAAGTGGCCTACTGGTTATAGTTGCTGTAGTTGGATTCTCACCAGTCAGCCCAACAGCAGACAAAGTGCTGTCGATAGACACCTTCACCAGGGAGGCCTGTGCAGTGTGCAGTAGATTGTAGGACATTTTCTGTACCGTACTGCTCTTGAGTGTAAGCATTCTGTAACACACGTTTCACACAGAAGCAGAAGATGCAGCTCTTCTAGAGTTTTGAGGTCATTTTAGTCTGGTGTTGAACAGAAAATGGCTTTCTTCCCCAAAGTATCAAGAACCTACAACACCCTTACCTCCTCTTATCCCTTGATTGTATGAATACCCTTATGAAAAGAAATCACCTCTTAGGACTGGTTTTCAACTTCAAATACAGCTTTGCTGTGGTGTATATATAATGTTGTACATTACACttcctttctctgtgtctgtctctgtctgtgtcactaTTCTCACACTTGCTATCGGTGAGGGATTGAGGCTGACATGTGAGTTTGGTCCGTGACCTCCAGTCCCCGCTGATTAGACCCACTCCTCTGGTCTCTCCACAGCTCCGTAGTATGACAGACACGGCTCAAACCTGTTATCTCCTGGTACAACGAAAATAAACTAGATGAAGTACACATTTGACAATTTTTCTTCAGTCATGGATTCTGCATATTTGTATTTCAGACTATGTAGCTAAGACAACATGTAAATTCCTCCCTTTCCCTTTTTTGGCTCAATGAATATCATTTATTCAGTATGAAATCTTTATACTATATGTTCCACGTGGTAAGAATAAATGTACATTAAATCTTCGTAAGCTGTTTGGTGGTTTCGTTCTTCTGGAATAATTACTACTTTCGGTCAAACAAGTGTGTGaattcacacacaaaataagGTTTAAAAGAATTTTCTGATACATATATTTTCACTTGAGTGCTCAGGAAACTTGTAGGAAATGAGGTCCATCTCACTGGGCTCAACAGTTGACATGGGGTTTACTGTTTGCATCAGATTAATTATTGCTGATTCAGTAAAATCACtgcataaatgtaaaataaatataccaCAACCATCAGCGAGTGGTCTCACTAACTGGCTACATGCATAAAGCTTGAAGGAGGACTGCACATGGGttttctctttgtatttatCCAAACATCAAAGTGAAACATCCAATCAAAGCTAAGATTTGGCTTCTACTCAACATGTTTAGAaaccactgcacacacattaaatacatctgataaaaaaataagagcTAATTAAGCTTTACATGCCAAACAGGCTTGAACtataaatattttcacatttttttaatgaggaATGATCATAGACTTGTATATGAGAGTTTtcatacattacatacagtcTATAGGAATAACAAAACAGTACTTACACCACTGCAGCAATCAGTGAGACAATATGGAGCTCCTCctgctggagagaaaaaaacatcaccTGCCATGTCATCAAATCGATCAGATGCATGGTTATAAAGCTAAACTATTATTCGTGACATTTAGCTACataatcagtaaaaaaaaaaaaaaaaaggtttttcttttggtgCATGCAGGAAAAACTACACACGAGTTCCCCTCTGTGCTCATGAGCTTTTATTTCGAAATCAGATGTGCGGTTACACCGGAAGTGAAAAGCCCCATTCGAAAGGCTGCAGCAGGATGAGGATGTGAAGACAAAGATTACACCTGAGCGAAAACAAACGCTGCGTGAAGACGGGTGGCCTATCTAGTCAGACCCAGCATTCAAAATTTGTTATAAACCAATGTCAACTCGAAACCCACGGAATCGTTTTTCCCGAGCAGCTTTCCACAGCTAGCTATGTTTTATAGAAAACATGACGGACCCAGCAGTGACTGTGTGGTAGCAGCGACAATGCTCAGGCCTGTCATAACCGGCTTGTTCACATTTTGTCCGTCACATCAATGACCATGGATGTCAGAGCAGTACTGGAGTTTGCCACAGTCACCAGGGGTCTGTCACTGTTTTTGCAGGTGAGTTTCAGCCACGTTGGATGTTGTGAAGCTAACACTTTGCTAATCTAACATCCCCATTTGTTAGTTATTAACCTTAATGTTTAAGTCACCTCAGCAATTATATGTTTCTGTACGGTAGTTAATGAATAGTGCACAtggaaaacatactgtatgaggTAAGTAGGTCTCAAACACCTGtgtgctttgtttctttgtacTGTTCATAATGGCAGGAtttgttttaaagctgtccaATGTCCCTCCCCAGGCTGTCTTGAATGCTGCCATCCCTGACCATGATGCTGATGC
The nucleotide sequence above comes from Pempheris klunzingeri isolate RE-2024b chromosome 8, fPemKlu1.hap1, whole genome shotgun sequence. Encoded proteins:
- the arid1aa gene encoding AT-rich interactive domain-containing protein 1A isoform X1, with translation MAAQVASAATLNTSPPSELKKPDRDPKEESVLGEKQSEKKQPGLESGSPGRGELQDGADGGNAGGGGEPEMKNGNGNPPRANNNNQNDSVGPEGNNHPGLVHHHGPAFPPPSYGYGQHYGRAPFHQHGGQQSPGMAAAAGPVVQPSNMMDPYQPNSNDHGFSNHQFNNYNPFPNRTPYPGQAYAMNSPRSTQAPTAGGQPANVKQQQQQQPPPAGGPTAMAGSYNNQRYNIGNPQPTSTPTLNKLLTSPSSTRSYPNYPSGDYSSQEGASKGPADMGSSGLYGGSNPGWQQRSHLPSPMSPGSAGQPLVRTQPPGPIDPMGKMRGQPYGAGGPYGQQSQQGPPTGPQQGPGYPGQGYGPPGPQRYPVGMQGRTPAGMGGMPYGPQMGSYGQQGPGGYVSQGQAPYYGQPGQAPHPGQQQTPYSQPPQGQPGGQTPYPGQPHPPQTSAPHTQGGPPYQQPHMPPQPQGPLPGPSQGPPQSQPPYSQTSAPQSGQSLYAQQQGPPTQAPQQPSSQDPPGSQGQSNYPGSTQGPQQPPSQQQQAQSQPPQQPPGHSQHPQGQPAAYPQNPQQQQQAQQSPYQRFPTPQQQEVSQDSFQSNAPPSTQPKSGPEDSQGRPSSLPDLSGSIDDLPTGTEGALSPGVSTSGVSSSQGEQSNQAQSPFSPHTSPHLPGIRGPSPSPAGSPASASTPRTGPLSPANMPGTQMPPRPSSVQSDGSLHPAMSQSPMAQDRGFMQRNPQMPPYGSPQSASALSPRQSSGGQMHPGMGPYQQNNSMSGYGQQGGQYGPQGYPRQPGYGNMPNANYPGPGMGPINPMAGQGGGPPYAGMPPGRMPPNQMGARPYGPNMGPNMGPNMGPNMPPNMGSMPPQVGSGMCPPPGMNRKPQDPAAMQHPATNSMHNRMPGYPNMSQGMMGSGPPYGPPMNNMPGMMNPQGGSPYPMGPNMANNSSGMAPTPEVNNKMNNKVDGTVTPKPEPKSKKKSNSSTTTNEKITRLYELGPEPDRKMWVDRYLAFIDEKAMAMTNLPAVGRKPLDLFRLYMSVKEIGGMAQVSKNKKWRDLATSLNVGTSSSAASSLKKQYIQCLYAFECKIERGEDTPPEIFTDNKKNQAAKVQPPSPASLCSTAGSGSLQGPQTPQSTSSSMAEGGDLKPPTPASTPHTQMPPMPPGSRSSVNLQDPFSEGSDPAFPRKNMTPNSGYQSGMNTPDMQGRMGTYEPNKDPFGNMRKVGEQFLPANQGPNSGVGDQPQQQPPQQQQQQQQPPFSRGPPGAMGTMPMGPRQQYPYGPGYDRRSEQGMGPEANMGSGAPQPNPMMPANADTGMYSPNRFPPQQPRHDSYGNQYPGQGTPPTGSYPNQQPGMYPQQQQSYKRPVEGGYPPSKRHETEYSGPFHGGQQPPQQQQQGGASAPSSGQQESYNQYSGSGPYPGSDRRPPGPGNQFPFPFGRERMQGATGPNAQPNMPPQMMQSGPEGPQGGMWQGPRDMNYQNYPSRQGGPGGPPQGPGYPGLNRSEEMMSSEQRMNHDGQWGGQMGPRQPPYGPGGPGQPMPRSVQPNYQPPQGVQNHIPQVSSPASMPRPMESRTSPSKSPYMHGVMKMQKAGPPVPASHIVPPPVQSPLIRRDMPFPPGSVEASHPVLKPRRRLTMKDIGTPEAWRVMMSLKSGLLAESTWALDTINILLYDDSSISTFDLNTLPGLLELVVEYFRRCLIEIFGILREYEVGDPGQRTLLDPDALKRDWDSTEEEGPRAEDMEQEEEDDEDEEERETEGPALVKEEEVQEQCSESRGRDEKTDDEDRKSKGSSSEQTGPSQSLAAHERPKQASKFDKFPLKLVRKKDPFVAGQSNNHGKLQEFDSGLLHWSAGGGDSTDHIQTHFEPRKDFMKPRERIPVPTVLLRRRAPEEEMQENCLLIEEEKRKLQDKEERPKETASSEKDSPSLSSEEESKTESETKMVEKGAKSYQENNRPCLSLGSDLTLQVKQTGTILEDEPHSKDEGPLIALANWQDSLARRCICVSNIVRSLSFVPGNDHEMSKHPGLLLLLGRLILLHHRHPERKQAPLTYEKDEDSEEGMGQRDEWWWDCLGLLRENTLVTLANISGQLDLSIYPESICLPLLDGLLHWAVCPSAEAQDPFPTLGPHSALSPQRLVLETLSKLSIQDNNVDLILATPPFSRLEKLYGNLVRLIGDRKVAVCREMAVVLLANLAQGCTMAARAVAVQKGSVGNLLGFLEDSLAATQLQQSQSSLLHLQGMHFEPTSPDMMRRAARALHALAKVEENHSEFTLHESRLLDLSVSPLMNSLVSHVICDVLFLIGQS